One genomic segment of Ferroacidibacillus organovorans includes these proteins:
- the purB gene encoding adenylosuccinate lyase: MIERYTLPEMGEIWTLESRYQAWLDVEIAACEAWAKLGVIPEEDARLIRERARVDVERALEIEEMTRHDVVAFTRQVSETLGPERKWVHYGLTSTDVVDTALGVQLKRANRLLRDKLQGFIGTLREQAVRYKDTVMMGRTHGVHAEPTTFGLKLALYYAEMVRNLERFDHASEGVRYGKLSGAVGTYANIDPRVEETVCDILGLKPAPISTQTLQRDRHAEYMATLALIGSSLEKIATEIRGLQKTEIREVEEPFYSGQKGSSAMPHKRNPVTCEQISGLARVLRGNMTAAYESVTLWHERDISHSSVERIILPDSTILLHYMLTKMDRIIANLTVFPENMKRNMGRTFGLIFSQRVLLALIEKGVTREEAYDVVQAMAMRAWEEQRSFRGLLEETDLVTKHLLAEELDACFDERHHLIHVDTIFARLGLL; the protein is encoded by the coding sequence ATGATCGAACGCTATACGCTCCCTGAAATGGGCGAGATTTGGACGCTTGAGAGTCGCTATCAGGCGTGGCTTGACGTGGAGATCGCGGCGTGTGAGGCGTGGGCGAAACTCGGCGTGATCCCTGAGGAGGATGCGCGGCTGATCCGCGAACGAGCGCGCGTGGATGTGGAGCGGGCCCTTGAAATCGAAGAAATGACACGCCACGACGTCGTGGCGTTTACGCGGCAAGTGTCAGAAACGCTCGGTCCTGAGCGCAAGTGGGTGCACTACGGGCTTACCAGCACGGACGTTGTCGACACGGCGCTTGGCGTGCAGTTGAAGCGCGCGAACCGCCTTTTGCGCGACAAGCTGCAAGGGTTTATCGGAACGCTGCGCGAGCAGGCTGTCCGCTACAAAGATACGGTGATGATGGGGCGCACGCACGGTGTGCACGCAGAGCCGACCACGTTTGGACTGAAACTCGCGCTCTACTACGCCGAGATGGTGCGCAACCTTGAGCGCTTTGACCACGCGTCAGAAGGGGTGCGCTACGGTAAACTGTCGGGTGCCGTTGGAACCTATGCGAACATTGACCCGCGCGTCGAGGAGACGGTCTGTGACATCCTAGGCCTAAAACCCGCCCCCATTTCGACGCAAACCTTGCAGCGCGACCGCCACGCAGAGTACATGGCGACGCTTGCCTTGATCGGATCGAGCCTTGAGAAGATCGCAACGGAGATCCGCGGCCTGCAAAAAACAGAGATTCGCGAAGTCGAAGAGCCGTTTTACTCTGGGCAAAAAGGTTCATCGGCGATGCCTCACAAGCGCAATCCAGTGACCTGCGAACAGATCTCAGGACTCGCGCGGGTTTTGCGCGGCAATATGACGGCCGCATACGAAAGTGTCACGCTGTGGCATGAAAGAGACATCTCACACTCCTCTGTCGAGCGAATCATTCTGCCTGACTCGACGATTTTGCTGCACTACATGCTTACAAAGATGGATCGGATCATCGCGAATCTGACGGTGTTCCCCGAGAACATGAAGCGCAACATGGGCCGCACCTTTGGGCTCATCTTCTCACAGCGCGTGTTGCTTGCGCTCATTGAAAAAGGCGTGACGCGCGAAGAGGCGTACGACGTGGTGCAGGCGATGGCCATGCGGGCGTGGGAAGAACAGCGTTCGTTTCGCGGCCTGCTTGAAGAGACAGACCTCGTCACAAAGCATCTCTTGGCAGAGGAACTCGACGCGTGCTTTGACGAGCGTCACCACCTGATTCATGTTGACACGATCTTTGCGCGGCTCGGACTTCTTTAG